A single genomic interval of Aphidius gifuensis isolate YNYX2018 linkage group LG6, ASM1490517v1, whole genome shotgun sequence harbors:
- the LOC122859559 gene encoding uncharacterized protein LOC122859559 — MVQKCIVFECQTLKANKNGISIFSVPKDPKLFDAWKSNLPKLRNSLSVSSLVCEKHFHPSDIISQFTQKLPSETWIYPRSKKRLKPKAVPISSDVCSSSDNTIFKGDNEAIKANDEVPNESIVDASINPYVHVSIKPGVNVPDEHEFYVPMQCNVHEQNDSDVHVPDEYELYVPMQCNVHVPTKSSLHMIHASTQTVDHNDSFELNKKKLNVNTGNFNFLMIIYFDVSHCHVL; from the exons ATGGTACAAAAATGTATTGTTTTCGAATGTCAAACATTAAAGGCAAATAAAAAtggtatttctattttttctgtaCCAAag GATCCTAAACTTTTTGATGCTTGGAAATCAAATCTCCCAAAGCTAAGGAATTCCCTGAGTGTATCAAGTTTGGTTTgtgaaaaacattttcatcCAAGTGATATAATATCACAGTTTACTCAAAAATTACCTTCAGAAACGTGGATATATCCTCGTAGTAAAAAACGATTGAAACCTAAGGCTGTCCCTATATCTTCAGACGTCTGTTCATCTTCAGATAATACAATATTCAAGGGTGATAACGAGGCAATAAAAGCGAATGATGAAGTACCAAATGAATCTATCGTTGATGCATCAATTAATCCTTATGTTCATGTATCAATTAAACCTGGTGTTAATGTACCAGATGAGCATGAATTTTATGTACCAATGCAATGTAATGTTCATGAACAAAATGACTCTGATGTTCATGTACCAGATGAGTACGAATTATATGTACCAATGCAATGTAATGTTCATGTACCAACTAAATCATCATTACATATGATACATGCGTCAACTCAGACTGTAGACCATAATGATTCATTcgaactaaataaaaaaaaattgaatgtaaacaccggtaattttaattttttaatgatcatATACTTTGATGTGTCACATTGTCATGTATTATGA